From the Juglans microcarpa x Juglans regia isolate MS1-56 chromosome 3D, Jm3101_v1.0, whole genome shotgun sequence genome, the window GCTAGCATAATTCTACCACAAGCTCGTTTATTGCTCAAATTTGGTTCTATTATCATacagtttttgttattttgccATATCGAACATCTAGTATTGAAAACGATTGTATGGGTTTGACCTTATTTTTCGGTGGTGTAACTATGTTAAAGTATGAAGTGCAAATTATTTCTATTTCCTCATGTAATGGTGTGAATGATATTACAGGGTTTCTATTATGATGCATTTTATGGTGATTTGGGCTTGAATGATGATCACTTCAAGCAAATTGAATCAGAGGCAATGAAGGCTGTTGCggtattgctctctctctctctctctcttcccccccccccccccctctcgtTGACAATATTTGTGTTGCTTATTGTTCTTTTGGTTCCGTTGTCAAGCTTAACAGAAACTGTTGTTCCTGCTCTTGTTAGACAAAAATACTTTTGCTTATTCGATTACCAGTATAAATGAAGAAAGTCAGTATAGGTAAAGGGTATAAAATGATCACATGGTGGAGAGAAGTCAAAGAATTGTCTTTGGGTAGCCATAAATCCCCAACTTTGAGTGTTGGATGAAGATGAAGTGTGGTCATAGGCATATGCATAGCCGGGATGTTTGGTCCTAGTGATGATATGTTCTTAATATGGGTTCATTTGCACTTCATACTTTTAACATAGTTCGGTGGGTTTGACCTAATTTATACTGGTAATAGAGGTTGACCTAATTTAGTTTGGTGGTGTAACTAAATTAGCACgcctaggtgttgctcttgtatatgtcctgtataCTCGGCCTTTtgcctactcttttgatcaataaaaatttgtttatcgataaaaaaaaaatatgggttcattaattgatttttatatggttttattatatatcacaaaaaaaactactttagaAATGCTGAAAAACTTTTAAAGCTATAATCTGACCGTGTTTTGTTTACTTCACTTTTGGTGGGTTGCCTCTTGGCTTGGTCATACTTTTCCATCTTTGATGAGTAGTAGACCTTTTAAAAAAGGCTGGGacctatctctttctctctctctctctctcagtaagAGAGATGCTCATTGTTGTCAGTaaagcatattttttatttttaattttcaggaTAAACAGCCTTTTGAGCGCATTGAAGTATCAAAGGATGAGGCACTtcagatgttttctgaaaatcaTTTCAAGGCATGTAAATCTTTCTTATTTTGACtcaaaaaattgtataattcttcaataatttcCGATTTTCATTTCATAGTTCTACATTTCTGACATACATTGTTTTTCCAAATATTGTAATCAGATCGAAATCATAAATGATTTGCCTGCAGACAAGACAATCACAGTGTACAGATGTGGCCCCCTGGTTGATTTGTGTCGTGGACCGCATATACCAAACACATCCTTTGTCAAAGCAATTGCTTGCTTGAAGGTGACATGTTTCATGATTTGTTAGTGCTTTGCACTTACCAAACTAAGAGAATAATTTGTTAGTGTTTTGCTTAGTGATATGTGCTTGCATTAAGTATAATAgcagaaaacacctaattacattctagaaaacTGAAAAGAGAGCAAGAACTCATaaacattccctccctttaaTATAATAGCAGCAAACCattgaactaaagaaaatacaaaaaagttccatAATTCCCCCACAGTCCTCTCCTTGTTGTTGAAACACCTCTCATTGCGTTCcatccatatacaccacaataAACACAAAGGAACCATTCTCCACGTTGCAGCCAATTGGGGCTGTGATGTTGTCTATACCAGCATGCTAGAAGATCCCCTACACTCTTAGGCATGACCCAAAACAGACCAGCTCCACAAAAAATACCTGCCCATAATTACCTTGCCACTGCAAGAAAAGATGCTCCGTTgtttttacacatgtaacaccactCCGTCACGATCATCCCgtgtttccttaaattatcgGCCGTCAAAGTCTTTCCTAAGGCTGCAGTCCATGTAAAAATGCGACTTTGGAGGGCATGGGAGCTCTCCGAATACCCTTCCATGGAAACAAAGTGGGCTGGTGTGCTGCCAGCACTTTGTAGAAAGATTTGACAGAAAAATTATTGCTCCCCGAATGTTTCCACTTCATTCTATCTCTCCCATTTCCACCTATCTTCTTAGAATAAAGCAAGCTGTAAAAATCTGCTATTTCCTCAACTTCCCACTCCTGTACATTTTTGGAAAAGATCATATTCCAATGCACATTACCATTGGCTCGGCACATCACATCTGAAACAACCACCTGCTTATTTTCAGACAATCTGAAAACACCTGGAAAACAGAAAACAGTGCTCTCTCACCACACCATACATCAAACCAAAAGCTGATTCTTGTGCCCTCTCCCACCTTGAAATTAATGTGTTTTGCAAACACCTTCCACCCAGTTCTAATAAATCTCCAAAGGCTCACACCATAAGTCCCCCTACcttctttagaacaccaacccccccaatCACTGCCATACTTCCTATCGACAACCAATCTCCACAACGAATCCCCTTCCAATTGGAATCTTCACAACCACTTTCCTCATAGAGCTTTGTTGAAAATGATCAAGTTGCGCACCCCCAAGCCACCAACCTCCTTCGGACAGCACACTTTTTGCCAACTCACTAAATGGAGTTTATGTTCCtcccccatgccaccccacaagaagGCCCTAAACAGTTTTTCCAACCGATTGGCCACTCCTACCGGTAAAGGGAATAGGGAGAGAAAGTATGTCGGAAGATTAGAGAGAGTGCTTTTGATGAAAGTATGTCTCCCCTCTTTTGATAAGTAGAGCCACTTCCAACCCGCCAATCTTTTTTCTACCTTCTCAACAACACCCTCCCAAATATTGCTTGCTTTGAAAGAGGCTCCCAAAGGAAGTCCAAGGTATTTCAAACATACTTAgcatatatgttttaattacaGGCTTCATCAGCTTACTGGAGGGGGAATAAAGACCGTGAGAGTTTACAAAGAGTTTATGGAATATCTTATCCTGATAAGAAACGGCTTCAGGTGCATTTATATTTTCAGCCCCTTTAAATGCTCTCTGCTTTTCTCCAATTTGCCTGCAACTCATGTATATGCTTTGGCTTGACTGCTGAGTATGTTTTGTCTTTTCCTTTCGTTCAATTGGGAATTTTATGATCTTTGGTTAGTGGAAAAATTTAAGACATTCCTGTTATCAACTTGAAGGTattattataaatgatattgGTAGTTTTGTTGTCTAACATTTTGTATATATCCATATAGTCAATCTAATGTGAATGTTTCTATTCATGGGGGCGGTTGATGATAAACATAGGCCCACTTACCTTGCGAGATAGGATTATGTGTAATGATATTGCCTTCAAAATTTGTGGCCCCCGTAGTGTATTTGGATAAGCATATGTACTAGTACATCCACTAGTGGATTGAAAGTACCTCATGGACGCCACTTTGTTAGCTGATTAAATCATTCACATTGGACAcatgtttgaaattttatttaatcaattaATATGATTAGGTACGAATGTCTATGTTCCACCATGTTGGATATAACAAAAAGTGAGTACTTCATTGTTGAATCCAACAAGGATTTGGATCCACTGAAAGAACTCCTTTGAGCTGAAATACTGAATCTTTTGTGCTGAACCTAATTACTTTTGCATTTTTTCTCCAATATTGATTTTGGTGGctcaaaatatttcaagtgagaatgttacttaaaaaaaaaaaataaacaatctcAAACGAAAATGTTTTCTCCTAATAACTTTCCCCTCCCCAGAAAAAagtaatcactttcattaaaagaaaaagacgcATTTTTTAAAGCCAGAGTAATGGTTATCTCTAGAAAATTCAAATGAAATGAGTGGTTAGCTTGGTTGTTAGTAGTTCATGGCATTATTGATCTCTATGGACTGAGACCTGAAGAAACTAAACAAAATCCAATTGCATTGGCTGTGTTGGTAAACGTGTGCTTTAGTGCAAGATGCCAATGTTGGCGCACTTTGCTTACCAAAAGAAAAGCAAATTTTCAAAAGTGCAGTTTATGTAATTTTGTTATAAACAAGTACCCTTTAAGTATTTAGTTGAtattgaaaatcatttatgtAACATGGTATATGATGTCAAATGTGATGCATATGCTTTGAACCTGTTGTAATAGGCCACATTGATTAGTATTGGCAGAAAGCGCAAAGCCTGAAGGCTGAATCTCTTTCCTTACCAAAAGCGAAGCGCATTTACCAAAGTGTGCTTTTGACTCTTTATGTGTGAGCTTAAAGCTTAGAAAAACatgcttttgtaattttaaaaaattataaaaagccATTCATGACCCAGAAAATGATGTAAATAAATATTCGCAGGTATTTAGTAGATATTGAAGGTCATTTATGTATCATGGTGGCACATGTGTGACATGTATGCTTCAATGCCTACAattctttagtttatttattttttcatgaccTTTTTCtactttaatttgattatgCTATCAAATCTTAtagatttgtatattttgttaagTACGAGAGagttactataaaaaaattcatgtgaTTAGTCAATCATTTGATTTTCATGTTGCTTAATACTCTAAGAAATCAAATGAATAGGCTCAATATACTACCATCTTGCCTTTTTAAACTTTTCTTGATTGcgttttatggatttttttgttattatacgATGATTCAGAAATCTGCACTTTATTTCAATAAGACGTGCGCTTGCACTTTGCGCTAGCTCTAAATGATGTTTGCGCTTAAGTGCACATAGCGCCTTCACCAACACTAGTTGGCTTTCTAGATGGATTGATATTTGATTGCTTATTTTAGCATAGAAGTTAGCACCTACAATTCTTGAGCTGTTTTAGTCATGGCCTGGTTGGTATAGATGTGTACATTTAGTAAAGCacaataaaattgtataaaatgctatatttaaattttatataattagttgATTGCTTGATTTCATCCTACTTAGTTGATTATTGAGTTTCATTTTGCATAAAACTCTAATATGTTGAGTTAGGAAAATTCTACATACCACACTCCTATCTCACATCCATCCCATTATGATGAGTCGACATTGTCcacttttgaatttttcttttaaaaaaaataaaaaatgatccaaGGATGATAAAAGTGCCACATTTTATATAGTGGGATGAGGGTGTGGtgtgtagcattactcattgaGTTACTATCTGAATATATCACCATCTTGCTTTTTAagccttattttattttatggatttttttttttttattatacatcatttttataaatgtgCACTTTACTTCAATCAGGCACATGCTTGCACTTTGTGCTTAGTGCCTAGGCTCTAGTGGGTTTGTACTTAAAGTGTGTCAAGCACTTTAACCAACATCGGGCATCGGGCAATACACCTTGCTTGGTGTGGCATTCTCTAAAGGAGCTGTGAGGCATTAAATCATTATATGTTTCTGTGGGATCATGGAGAATAACCCCAAAAGCCTTAGTCAGGGAATTAATATATGGAGGACAAGATACcgatcaaaatatatatatatatatatatatatatatatatatatatatggaggacAAGTTGCTGTATCTTGTTGGGAGAAGTGGCATTGGTTTGATATGGATATGATTATTGTTCTGAATGATGTAACTCTGTCTTCTCAACATTAATCTTTTTTGCAGGAATATATCAAGCAGCTGGAAGAAGCAAAGAAATATGACCATAGATTAGTGGGTACAAAACAAGAGCTTTTCTTTTGTCATCCACTCAGGTAGGGTTTGACTTAATATgctttattttgctttttatgATCATGACTGCTCATGACAATTTTTTGTAAATGTCAGCCCAGGAAGTTGGTTCTTCCTTCCTCATGGGGCTCGGATATACAACAAATTAATGGATTTTATTCGCAGTCAATATAGGGAGAGAGGATACCAAGAGGTTGATAGTCAATGATTAAAGTGTTGTGTTGTCATGATatttaagaactgtaaatgtaCCCTTAACTCACTTGACTTTGCCAGGTTCTGTCACCAAATATGTACAATATGCAACTTTGGGAAACATCTGGTCATGCTGCAAATTACAAGGAGaatatgtttgtatttgagGTGTGGTTTGTATATGCTGTACAGCTATGagtttttattgtaaaaaaaccCTTCATATCTCTGCTCATTATAGAGAAAACTTGGAACACCAAGAATAGGGGAGCAAAAAATAatgggtaaaaaaataaaattttgattattaaagGCTTCTGTAATATATTCATTCTTGTGTGTGGGGTCTTTTTTCAAGGGGGGATTGGTAAATAGCAATTCTGGTTAAAAACATGTATGTCTGCCACCTGGGGTTGTACTAACCAGgcattttttttgaagtatttgCAATAGCATATAGATATATTCTTGTTGAGAAGTGTTATTTTGGAATGTAGTTGTATGTGATGGCATTGGAAGAAACTGACTTGTTCACAAAGtgataatgaaaatataaatctaTGTTGTTGTTGGAGTTGTGTTTTGTGAGACACATGAAGCAtgtccacaattttttttatgtttagcACATGCTCACATGTTGCTTGGTAGATGAAAGATATTATAATATCCACATTCTTTGATATGATGAAATCCTGTATCTCTCGCAGGTAGAAAAACAAGAGTTTGGACTGAAACCAATGAATTGCCCTGGGCACTGTTTAATGTTTCAACATAGAGTTCGCTCATATAGAGGTAAGTTCTTCTCTGGTATACAGCacatattttattgtaaattttgGTCAAACACCTCCTGTGTGATGGGGTACTTAGGTTCATGATCCTGTatgttttttaaagaaataattctTGCGGTATGAGTTACTTCAAAAGAGAATCTCTTGTTAATTTTTCTGTCCATCAACCTCAACAGAAAAAACATGTCATCTTtagttgtcatttttttttaaaaaagatcaaataaaattatttttttaaaaaataataaatcaaaataatttgtaaaaaagatttgaatttaaaaatataagaaagaatCACCACGGGCTGTCTGTCCAgttgtttttaatgttttcaaaaaaatttaaaatctgttTTTTAGATTATGAACTACTTAAAtttcaaaagatattttatttttttaaaaaaaatttaaagatgacaCGTGGTTTTCTGTGAAGTTGTTATGTATTTTCTATTAATGTTGGTGGatgaaaaaatgaattgaggATTCTCTTTCTAAAAGAACTCATGTCATACCACAAGGCACAAGGTGTTATTTCTCATTTTGAGTTGTAGAATGATCAAGTATGACTACATCACTAATTGAATATCACTGATTGCTCTATAAATGACACGGAATTAGTTATATGATGTATTTTTTGAATGCATGATGATTTTGTTATGGAGGACTTATTTTAGGCACAGTTTGCCTTAAATTGAAGCTACTAAAACTATGAATCTATGATCATTTTGTTTTGGTATAGACTTGAAGTTGCTTGCATATGGTTAGAGGTATAATCTttgttcttttcatcttttctctccgtacacttttggcttttcttggtttttttttttttttctgttcttgcTACTGGAGCTTGGGCCATCAATGGTGGTAATTCCTTGTTGTGATTTAGCATGTAGTCCAGTTGGGTGTTAAGTTCAGATTGGTAGTCCAGTTTGGTGATTATCGAGTTGgtgttttttgttggttttcatGGGAACGTGCAGAGATGTTTTCATTGAACAAAAGTTATTTTCGTTTAGGAAGGAGAATGATAGATGGTGGAGTGTCACTAAGAGTAGCCGTCGTGTGGTGAAATATGTCTCCTTGGATCATGAAGCTTTGGGGTGGTTGGGCTTTACGGTGAAGGAATGTGCCGCGTCTTTGGTTTCTCCTAACTTTTTAAGAACACAGAGAAAAGGAAACTCAGTGTTAATGGTGCAGAGGGGATGCAACCACAATGGcagtttcttttccctttcGGAGTTTGGGCATGATAAGAGGAGAAGTATGTTAGTGGTACCGGAAGGGAGGAAGGGTGAGGGGTGGAGGAAATTTGGAGACACTATTAAGGAGCTTACTCTTTCCTCCTCTGTTTGGAGTGGGAGAAACAGAGGAGCCTGTGTTCTGTGGTCTTCTCAGGCAGGCAAGCCGAAGGGGCACAAGGGAGATGGTGGTGCTCCTTCGTCGATGGTTGTTGGTTCATGGTCGTACCGTGAGGTGGTGCAGAAGGTACTGCCTCGCGTAGTGGTCCCAGACATGTCCAGTTCAGAGATCGTGCAAAGAAAGGAGGGAGATGGCAGTGAACTGTTGGGGCTAAATGAGGATAAATTCTTACAGTCGTTGGCTGAAATGGAGGAGAAGGTTGGGCTTCTTTTAGAAGATATTCTTTGCCTTAAACGCTATGTTAAAGGGAAATAAGTAATGAAGATGAGTTTGGGTCAGGTTTCGGGGTGCAATGTAGGGAGGGAAATGGAGCAGAGGGGGATGGGCTCAAAGGTGGGTAAGGCTCACTCTGTGTAGGCTGGGTCCGTAATGGGCCCTGGGTCGGGTCAAGAGGAGTCTGGCCCAAAGAAAGCATGGGTCATGTCTCGGGTGTCTCGGGTGCAGAACAATATTTCAGCCCAAACAACGTGCCTTCCTCCTACGGCGCCGATATGCGTCTTGCCGAACTCCCCACCGGCACAGAAACTTCCGCCGGACACCGTCAACCATCACGGTGAATCTGCACAGTCACTACACTTCGGCACAGAGGTCGGCGAGTTGGTAGAGGTGGTCCAGACAGTGTGCCCTCCTCCTGCGGCACAGATATGGGTTTTGCCGGACTTCACACCGACACAGAAATTCCTGCTGGTCACCGTCGACCATCACGGTGAATCTGTTCAGTCAATATACATCGGCACTGAGATTGGTGAGTCAGTAGAGGTGTCGGTAGAGGATGGGTCTTCGTGCGATGACCTCCCGTCGCCGTCGCCTGGGTTATCGACTGCACAGATCTAGTCGAGCGTGGTGGGGGAAGGCCCTGATGCTCTGCTTGTACTGTCAGACCTGTCGGAGCATGAAGTCTCATTACAGGGGTCTCCGACAAGCTTTTTACCACTGGAGATGGAGCATGTACATGAGAACGAGTTTGGGGAGGAAAATGAACTGGCTTTAATATGTGATGTACCAGTGGTGAACCAATTAATTTTGGCCGAACCCAGTGGTGAACCAATCTTAACTTATAGCTCGGAACTGGCTTTATTTTCCTCTGATAGTCCTAGTGAGGAGGGGGCTTCTCTAACTCCCCTGTGTACACTTCCTCCCAGCTCTAAGTATGGGAGTTGCTCGTCAAattgggttttcaagaaggtaGAGGAGATTCAAGCCGTTATAGGGAtttcttttggaggttatgaagaacaattcaagGCCCTTCTTGTAGCACTCGAAACTAGTCATTCCAAATCAGCTTCAAAGCAAGATAGAGAACTTAGACGGCTAACTTGTTCCATTAACTATGATGTGAAGGGAGTGGAGGAAGGGATAGATTGAAAG encodes:
- the LOC121255758 gene encoding uncharacterized protein LOC121255758 isoform X1, with the protein product MGTCRDVFIEQKLFSFRKENDRWWSVTKSSRRVVKYVSLDHEALGWLGFTVKECAASLVSPNFLRTQRKGNSVLMVQRGCNHNGSFFSLSEFGHDKRRSMLVVPEGRKGEGWRKFGDTIKELTLSSSVWSGRNRGACVLWSSQAGKPKGHKGDGGAPSSMVVGSWSYREVVQKVLPRVVVPDMSSSEIVQRKEGDGSELLGLNEDKFLQSLAEMEEKVGLLLEDILCLKRYVKGK
- the LOC121255758 gene encoding uncharacterized protein LOC121255758 isoform X2; this translates as MGPGSGQEESGPKKAWVMSRVSRVQNNISAQTTCLPPTAPICVLPNSPPAQKLPPDTVNHHGESAQSLHFGTEVGELVEVVQTVCPPPAAQIWVLPDFTPTQKFLLVTVDHHGESVQSIYIGTEIGESVEVSVEDGSSCDDLPSPSPGLSTAQI